GTTCAAAACAGAAACGAATTCACAAACAGTTTTTCATTGTTTTAACTTTTATCCACTTACTTTTAGCTCAAGAAAGGATGCTTTACAGTAGAACCTGCAGTAGAATATGTTAAACTGCACTGGGATATCAGATGGCACATTATGTGGGTTTCCACCTTCGTTGACACTTGACAGCAAATAGTCCTGACCCAACGCCAGGACTGAATATGTCGGTTATCAACTTTAGAAAGGTGGTGAATgccaaaataaaatttgtatgtATGACAATGATATACTTTACATAacgaaaaattaaaattagggtGAACTCATACTATATGACATACATTTTATTTTCAGTTGAACTCATACATTACACTAACAGCAGTAATAACGAGTTCAACTGTATGATCTCAGAAACAACCTTATGTAATGCTTGCAGTGATTGAAATAGTAAGGGTGATGTGATTTCCTCTATTGAAAATAAAACGCAGGCCTCTTAGTTACAGTTTTTCTTTGCTAATATACAAGAGAAGCAGACAGAACAGTAATATATGAAGGGTAAAACCCAGGTGCTCAGTAATACGTGGTCAATAATCTGTTTGACACGCCGAAGAACAGTGGCTGTTGAACAAGTCTCTGATCGGATTTTTTTGTGTTCATTTTTCCTAATCAATTAGGCAGATACGAGCAACTTGCCTTTTATTACAAGGCAAGGAAAATATTTTTGCAACTTTGGATTCCAATCCTTAGTAGGGAAGGAATCCAATTCTCTCACTTGGAAATGACATTAGTTTCTCTGGGATGTTTATAAATAGAGACTAAAGAGCTAGCCATGACATTTCACTACTCGCCATTTCACCAAGAGAAAAACTCATCGTCTCTCCTCTGAAACCTAAGCAATCTTTTGATTCTTGTCAGCCCCAAACCCCAGAAAATACTATTTCTCAATCACCTTTTTTTATTGAGAAAATATCCAACCATGTTCGACTACCAGAACTACCTAAAAGTTCACCATCCCGAATGTgtagggaaaaatgagacccTTCACTGACGGTGGAAAGCTATGGACACGAAGATGGCAATCTTGTTCAGTGTGCAGTAGAAGAACACCAGTAAAGCTTTCTTGCTTTTGTTGTGCGAAAGTGTTGTGTGGAAACTGCTGCATTAGTAGTGCTTCTGAGTTTCCAGTGGTTATAGGAAATAAAAGAGGCATTTGCAAGAGCTGTTTAGATCTTGTTCTGCTTGAAGATCAAGAAAGCTCATCAGAATATGAAAGCGAAAGTGATGATGATTCTGAAGAAATCACATCAGAAGATGAGGACGACAGAATGAATTCAACAGAAGTGCCTATCAATCTTCCTAGCAATATTCGGAATAAAAGTCGTTGTGCATCTTTAGTTGCTGAAAACATCAAGCTTGTCTACTTGAAAAAGAGCTTGGTGGAGGAGTTAATGAAGCTGCAGCCTGATTGGTGGGAAAGCAAAGtagttgggagttttgtgagagTCAAAACTGATCCGAGAGACTATTCTAGGGCAAATTCTCACCAACTTGCAGAAGTTCAAGGCATAAGTAAGAAGAGCTCAAACAGTGAGTTTTTCTTGCAAGTTTTATCCAATTATGTGACCAGAGATATTTCTGTTTCTCATCTTTCAGATTGTGACTTCACCGAGGAGGAATGCGAGGATTTGCAACAAGATGTGGCAAACTGTCACTTGCTAAGAAGACCTACTGTTTTTGAGCTTGAACACAAGGCAAGAGAGCTGCGTGCAGACATAACCAAGCATTGGATTGCAAGAGAGTTGGTGAGGTTGCAGAACTGTATTGATTGGGCAAATGAGAAGAGACGGAGAAGTGAGTCATTTTTGTACTTGGACCAAAGAGAACTACTAAAGCATGTGAACAAGAGCGACTCTTAAAACAGGTGCCGGAGGTTATCGCAGAGGTTATAAGCTAGTCGTTGAGAAACTTAtagtttctctttcttttgctgTCAACATACAAGCCAAATTGTAAAATAGCTGAAATTATGTTGTGAATCACAGGTTACCTTTACTTCAGTTGAGTTGAGAAGAatattgttgttgtttttgcACAGGCTTTTCAGAGTTGTATGATTTTAATTGATAAATTAAGCTATCAGTATCCGAAGATCATTAGAGATAAAGCTCCCACACATAAAACACTTGATGCTGTTACTTCACAGTTCACACCACTCTTTCTTCAACTTTCTCAAGCTTAGCAGACTTTGTAGCTTCTTAATATCTTTTCTGCTACTATAAATGCATCACCAACTTAAAGAACAAAGCTAAACCACATCACCGTTCCAATTGTAGAGAGATAATTTAATCAAATAAATGCAAAAATCGATTATCATCTCTGCTAGGAAATGGAAAGGGAAATCGTCTGTTTCTCCTTCATATGGCATGTCGTTGTCAATCCGATTTTCTCAAACCCATCGATCATGAGTTCAAGCAAGACCCTAGAAGTGTGGAATCAACAATGAGTTCAAACAATAGGATCTTACACGCAGAATATGCAAGCCCTCTGAGACATGGCCAAATTGATCAGAATGCGAGCCCTCTGTCGTTGTCATATCATATCCAAATTGATAACTATGCGCTTGATGTGAGCAATCTTGGGCCAATCTTCACCCGTCTCTCTTTGGCACCGTTTCTCAAGCAAAGGGCATCCATGAATATTTAGATGAGAAAGAGAAGTGGGCAGTCCACTATCTGGCAGGCACCGGAGCGCAAGGCAATTAAATATAATCAATGTGTGAAGAGAGTTGAGATGGCCAAACCACTTGGCGCCGTGGATGGTCTCACAATTCAGATGGCAGATCTGGAGATATGTAAGAGTGCTGGGAAACAGCTCCTCCTGCTCCTCCGCAAACCACTCTACATTTTCGTCGCAGTCAAAATCAAGTGACAATCTTTCAAGAGAGGTGAGTGCCCGGAGACCCTTGTTCAGATTCTGCTTACTCTTTGCTTTCACTTTTTTACAGCCGCTGATGTCAAGTGATTTTAACTTTGATGCGAATCCACCTTCCGGAAAACATTCGAATTCTGGGGAATTCAATACGGACAAAGACACAAGAGACGGGAAACTATATGACGCTAATCTTCCGGTAAGATTGGGACAGGAATATATTTCAAGTTGAACAAGATTAGGAAAAACCCCACCTTCTTTattttcacctccaacataaGACCATTCTTGCCACCCTCTCATATTGTAGAATTTTAAAGCCCGTAGAGATCTAAATGGTTTATTCACACAAGTAGTAGTATTGCCGTCACTACAATAGAATTCGGAACCTATGGACACCACTCCATGTAACCCAGAAATATCAAGCTCTGTGAGGGAAGGTAGCTGTCCCAATGGTGGCAAGGAGATACAATTCTCACAATTAACAAGTTTAAGATAAACAAGagcagaagaaaaataatattctGACCAACCTGGAAACATTTTGCCTCCATAACGTTCAATTGTAAGGCTCTCCAGGTTcatgtgaggttggagcttcTCAAGCACTTCTCTTTCTTCCACAGTATTATTGGCTTCTTCACttgactcttcttcttctgtttcctcttcttctccccaAACCCTTCTCCAATCCAAAACCAGTTCCTTAAGAAACTTCTTGTCCCTCAGTATGTAGGCCTCCAAACCGCTGCTATGCACAAGCCCTGAGATACGAAGTCTTCCACGCAATTTTTCAAGCTTCTTTAACACTGCCAAACTATCCCCTGCAGTATTTTTGTCTAGCACAAACTCGGGTAGCATCTGGAGGTCTTTCAAGTTACCCATATCAGGTGGCATCTTTTTTAACTTCATACATGTAGTATCCAGATGGCTCAAGTTGATCAATCTTCCCAAGTTGGCTGGCAGTTCAGTAAGGTAGTTACAGTTTGACAACAACAATACTTGCAAGTTATACAACGTACAAATTGTATCAGGTAACTTTTGGATGGGAGTCCAAGACAAGTCCAAGTACCTAAGATGTTTGAAGTTGTTAATTGAATCAGGCAATTCCTTAATATTGTACCCGTATAACTTGAGCACTCTTAAACATTTTGATTTTGGCAATATATCACATCGTGCTTTTAACATCCACCACCGACATGGTTTTAATGATAGAATGGTGCGTAAACATTTAGCTTGCTGTAAAGCCTCAAACATCTCTACGGTACTGCTATCAGCTTCATCATGATAATCTGAAAAATAACGAGTCTTGCTCAAACTGTTGGGTGAATCACTGCCCCCCCACCTAAAACAAAATTCTCCAGATACAAAGCTTGCTAAATCATGGATAAGGTCATGCATGAAATATTGATCGGAACTTGATGAAAGTTGAAAAAATGATCGTGAGATTAGATCATTGAAGTAGTCTTGTCCAACTTCTTCTgccattttgatttttttatgttgCAATAGATCTTCAGCCTTCCACAAGTAAACCAACTCTGATTTTTGAAACTCATAGTTCTTGGGATATAGTGAACAATAGGCAAAACAACGCTTGAGATGTAGAGGCAGATCTAGATAACTCAACCATAGAGATGGCAGAATGTCACTCTCATCCGGTGAAAACTCCCACATGTCACTGTTCAATATACTTTCCCATTCCTCCACTAACAATTTAGAACATAAGAGACCCCCAAGGGACTTAACAGCCAAAGGAAGACCATTGCACTTTCGAACAATTTGTCTACCGATTTTTTCAAGATGTGAGTGTGTACCAACACCTGCATTTTTCAAGGCATGTTTTTCGAATAAAGACCAGCTATCTTCCTCAGACATTGGCATGAGACGATGAGCTTTAAGGCTACCCATCATACGTGCAACATTTTCATCGCGTGTTGTGACAATGATCCTGCTTCCATGTGCTCCAGACTCAAGGGGACGCCTTAAGAATTCCAACTGGTTATAATTCTTGTTCCAGATGtcatcaagaacaaagaagaaactTTTCCCCGTCAAAATTTCCTGCAACTTTGATAGAAGCAGATCAAGGTTC
This portion of the Rosa chinensis cultivar Old Blush chromosome 1, RchiOBHm-V2, whole genome shotgun sequence genome encodes:
- the LOC112174279 gene encoding putative disease resistance RPP13-like protein 1 gives rise to the protein MALSPVHKASHSRSTSSSPSGLGYDVFLSFRGEDTRKNFTDHLHTALLNSRFRTFRDDPELKRGENIKEELEKAIQQSRSSVIVFSKDYASSKWCLDELVMILERKRTSNHFVLPVFYDVDPSHLRKQTASVAKAFTGHQKTQSLSKVRRWRAALREVADLAGMNLQNEADGHEAKFIQKIVTVIQDKLGAVIVPLSDVQKELEEKLLSVNPVLDDAEGKQLKFQTTVKPWLHKLKEAVYEVEDLLQEIKTEALRQKIEHKYGSSTSKVQEPISTPSHAFDSALICSRVEEVLKRLDNISKQTKDVLDSKITAGHRVSQTLSSTFLVEKSVYGRDEEKERLIKLLLSDDETGNEIGVIPIVGMGGIGKTTLAQFVYNDARVKQHFDLQAWVCVSKEFDVFRILQHIYESLTKKTCKITNLDLLLSKLQEILTGKSFFFVLDDIWNKNYNQLEFLRRPLESGAHGSRIIVTTRDENVARMMGSLKAHRLMPMSEEDSWSLFEKHALKNAGVGTHSHLEKIGRQIVRKCNGLPLAVKSLGGLLCSKLLVEEWESILNSDMWEFSPDESDILPSLWLSYLDLPLHLKRCFAYCSLYPKNYEFQKSELVYLWKAEDLLQHKKIKMAEEVGQDYFNDLISRSFFQLSSSSDQYFMHDLIHDLASFVSGEFCFRWGGSDSPNSLSKTRYFSDYHDEADSSTVEMFEALQQAKCLRTILSLKPCRWWMLKARCDILPKSKCLRVLKLYGYNIKELPDSINNFKHLRYLDLSWTPIQKLPDTICTLYNLQVLLLSNCNYLTELPANLGRLINLSHLDTTCMKLKKMPPDMGNLKDLQMLPEFVLDKNTAGDSLAVLKKLEKLRGRLRISGLVHSSGLEAYILRDKKFLKELVLDWRRVWGEEEETEEEESSEEANNTVEEREVLEKLQPHMNLESLTIERYGGKMFPGWSEYYFSSALVYLKLVNCENCISLPPLGQLPSLTELDISGLHGVVSIGSEFYCSDGNTTTCVNKPFRSLRALKFYNMRGWQEWSYVGGENKEGGVFPNLVQLEIYSCPNLTGRLASYSFPSLVSLSVLNSPEFECFPEGGFASKLKSLDISGCKKVKAKSKQNLNKGLRALTSLERLSLDFDCDENVEWFAEEQEELFPSTLTYLQICHLNCETIHGAKWFGHLNSLHTLIIFNCLALRCLPDSGLPTSLSHLNIHGCPLLEKRCQRETGEDWPKIAHIKRIVINLDMI